DNA from Tripterygium wilfordii isolate XIE 37 chromosome 15, ASM1340144v1, whole genome shotgun sequence:
TAGTTTTGTTTTACAATCGTTGATGTGACTGCTTAAATTCCCCAAGAACTTCTAGAAAAGACACTATTCCCTAAAATAATAGTGCACTCGTTGaacaatttaaaattatttagcTACAGAAAAAGTTGAAAGGGTGCCCCACTTTGTCCCTTACCTCAAACGGTGGAACCCCATTTTGATCATATTCCTTCATTTATCATGTCATGAAGCTTCTAAATCGCTTTTGATCATATGTGGCCCATAATGTGGTAGAAGGACATCACTTAGATGATTGCTCAATAGGGATTTGGGACTCCCAACTTTTGTCAAAATTTGAGTCTCAAATTGCCTCAATCTCAACCTTTTAATTAATCCAAAGGCAATATACCTATCACGTAGCCTCTCTAATATTAGTTGTCTCCCTCCAAAAGTTTTTCATGAAAATTATGGAGCATTTTTCCCTCCACGAAAATTGGGATATAAATGACttagggctagtttggtagagcatttgcaaagtagcagatattatagcagaaatggtggtagcagaaatgttggacaattttagtagcagatatgctgtttgaatgctgggtaggtgtttggttgaacttttactattaacatttgtgttgtgtagcatattggataaattacgtgtaggggtattagacattttaattgtatacctgtatacaaacatacaaattttataaaatcgataaatgtatttaaattaattgaagaaaataataaattataaaataattaataaattaccaagttaattaaatttaattaatacattatttggAAAGGGTATACATTATTTGGTaagttatttaaattttattaggtCATCCAGGGGTATATTTGGTAAATCAACAATATATTGGGGGCAAGATTGGAAAAAGCTGGgtaaaaattgtaaaattgtTCTTTGATGGAACATTTCacaaaatagtataaatgttgCAAAAAATTGTCTCGAAATATGTGTcgtaaattgttgtttggttgacatggagcatttatactaacaagtagtataaatgctccaaaAAAGGCTGATCCAAAAGGCCCTTAGAATAGTTATGACATTTTCCCCTCTAAAAGTTTTCAGCTAAGACATTTTCAATCCCAAATTTTCCAAACAAATTTGTTGCTCATACTGATTTGGTACTATTCAATAATATAAGCATCTTGTTCCCTAAAGAACACAACATACATGAACAACAAAGGTATTGGCATTTGACAACAGTGACAATAGAAATCAGTCATGAGCCAACAGATACAATCAAACAAAAGGAAAGTGTTTTGCTAATTTTAAAATTGAGATTATAACTATAATTAGTACATATAGCTAAATCTCATTAATGCAAGAAATTTCTAGTTGCTCTTTGGGCTTGCAGAAATCAATTACAAACAAGATCCACAATCTATGGTGGGTGGATTTGAAAGGCAGCTAACTATTTTTGTACTTGGCAAGAAGGATTAACCCGATTGTGATTGACCGCCACATCTACATCCAAATCCGAAGAAGTGGAGAATCCGCAACTAAGAAGAAGGATGACTGAAAAAGAAGGGGCTTCGGAGCTAAGATTCAGGCTAATAAGCAAGACTTAGATtatcaaacaatattttttctaGAGATGAAGATGCTCTTGCTTCGCCACTGTCGAAAAAAGAGGTGGTCGAGCCTTGAACAAGAAAATTCTCAGGTAAGGGATCCCGTTCTTTATTTAGAATGAGGGATCCATCTGACACCATTCATTTGGTGTAAGTCTGGTCCTCACACGTAATGAGTCTCACTCGTGAAAGGTGTGGGATGGATCCCGTAGTTTAAATAAAGTGTGAGATCCCTCACCTGAGGAGCCTTCTAGGATAATAATGTCACACAGTAACTACTATTGTTATATGTGTTTGAAGTGTTGGTTATCATAATCTTTTTGAAGatgtttaaaaattttgaaaataagtgTTGGTTATCATTCTAAATGTCTTGAAAATATTTGAACATGAAAGTTTAGGAGATATCCTAGTATCCACTACATCTTTGATTTGAACATTTTTAATGTTGATTTAGGtggaaaattaattaatatgtatttttaaaaatcttgcAAATTTAGGAGGAAAAAAAGTCAAATGTATTCAACTTTTATACTTGTATATATTAGTATGATaactaaaacataataaaaattgaaatatctgaaaaataataagaattaaaaaatctaaaaaaaatagaaagtttGGGAGGAAAAAATGTGAAGTTTTATTATActtttatacatattttttaaaattagtaATAAATAATcgttatattataatttaaataatgataaagaataatcattaaattattaattagagTTTAGATAAAGGATAATTTAAATTGTTGTTAGACGATTATGACTAAATaattaaaacataataaaaattgaaatatgaattaaaaaatctaaaaagaaagtttgggagggaaaaaaatgtgaaattatATTTTACTTTTATATAGATTTCAAATTCATGTGAAGTCTGCAAATCTCTGTCTTGGGCAGTTGCGATTTGTCCAACCGCCCAAACTAAATTTAAATGCTTTAATTTGGAGTCTACTCCACAATGAAGTAGACTGCTCATGACTTCATGAGTCGAGAATTAGAGCCATTGATATTGTGAGGGATGGTGGAGATGCATTGCCGGGAAAGCTCGGCCAGGACACACTCAGTGGAAGCATCTGTGTTGGATTTGGTGAGTTGAAATACAATGATTGATGGGTATGTGAAGAATAGGGATCTGAAGTCTGCAGGTAAGCTATTCGATGAAATGCCCCAAAGAAATATTTCACTTGGAATTCAATGATTTCAGGGTATGTAGGGATTCCAAACGATGCAACTTTTGTTGGGTTTTAACTGCATGCACGCATCCAGAAATGGTTTGGAGGTTTGGTGGTACTTCAATATAATCCAAAGTGTTTACAAGATTGAACCAAAGGTGGAGCACTATGGTTGCATCGTTGATCCCGCCAAGGCTAGTTTGATGAAAGATTCATAAGAGCTTATAATTAAAATGGCTATCAATGCAGGGCCGGCGCTATGGGGAGCCTTACTTTCTGCAAGCACTAGTCACTAGCCATTCAAATTCGTAGCCGGGGGAATTGTGGCCACACGACTAATTGACGTGGAACCAAATGATATCGGGCCTTATGCCCTTAGCTATTATGTTATCAAACATTTGTGCTGCAAATGTGAAATGGGATGATGTCAAAATGTGAGAAAGTTGATGAAGAAAAAGGGATTGTAGAAAGAAGCGGGGTCCAGCATGGTTCATCTAAGAGAGTTGGGTTCAGAATCTTCAAAGTCAGATGATTCATTCAATAAGAGAAACATGATCTATTCAATGTTAGGCAAGATTGGTGCTTGGATGAAATCATCTTGTAGAGAATTAGATACATTTTAAGAGCTTTATAGTAAGGGGAAATTATTTCAATTCTTTTTTCTCAAGTGGAAGATGCATTTTGGACAAGAATGTTTGTGATTGCTGACATTGGTCGAAGATGGACGAGAATGGCTTGGAAGCAAAGATTTTCATGCTAGAGGTTAGTATTTCAAACTGCAATACATTtcagataaactagtaaattacaCAGTTGATTATAGTAGAAGATATGAGTGCTTAACCTTCAATTTCTTGTATTACTTTCACCTGTGAATCCCACAATACACCCACTACAAAAGATCACTGACACTGGTGTATTGTTTTAATATGCGCTGTGAACGTAAGATATCAGTCATTCTAAacatattttcatatttgggGATGAAACATGTCATTTTGTCGCAATTTTTTCAATTGGTTGTTCAAAAGTTAAAAGAGTTCCTGTTTcactttatttaattaattattgtttatCCACTCCCATTTATAGAGTTTACACTTCTAATCTTTACATATTCCTAGTAAACATTTTGAACAACCGATTGTTCTCTCTTTATTTAGGATAGTTTGGATTTTGAATTTCGAGGACAAATTGTATTAGTTTGAAATGATATTAGTCACAGCACTGAATTTGTCTTTTGAACTCTGCAAGTCCATCTCCCAAGAATTTGTCTTTTGAACTCTGCAAGTCCATCTCCCAGGTCCAACTTGCTGGCATCATCTTTAGACTTGAGCTAGAGATAGCTGGAGATATTCTTAGAAGAAGCCTGTTAATCTATACTTCCTGTGAGACTAACGGAAATCCAATTTTTAATTGAGGGGCAATTATTGGGCAAAACTAGGTCAAAGTCTCAGTTTTTGTGAAGGAACTACGTATGAAGGAAGAATAAAGAATAACTGTGAAATCAAAAACTATTTTGTGAAGTAACAACTTGATTCTTTTTCTCCAATAATGAAAAAGTTCACCAGTAATAAGACATTTGAACATCACTGCTTTAAATGAGTAAAGTTTCAATTCTTTGTTATTTAACTAGCAATTTCGAGTCAACGTCACAATGATTACATTGAACTATTGAAGAACGTCTCTTATTCAAAGCCAATAAGAATAAGATAATTAGCAAATAAAAGGGAATACATATCTATGTGTGTGAAATCACTAGGTCTTGGTTCAGTGGTTAACCAGGACAAATGAGTTATACAATCTGGTGGTGCATGAGCCTATTAGTTCACTTGTACTCCTGTGTCATATGTTTCCCCATGCTTCCAGTCTTGTGGTATGTTATTGACAGGAATAACCCATGTTTCATCATCATCGTCGCTGAATAACATCCTTAGCGTCAAGGGACCACTAGGCGGAGAAGTAGTTGTCCACACCGCTCCATAGCTTCTATCTAAGAGTTTGCACTTAAAATTTTGTGTCTGCAGACATGAAAAATAAAGTTAATCATAGTATTTATGTTGGAATGAAAAATTTTCtgaaaggaaatcaagttttcaTCGTAAAAATTGCCAATTTCTCATGAAGTGCACATTACCTCACATAGCTGCACAGCAGTGATATCCTTCTTGCCTTGTTGATACCTTATCACAAAAGCCAAATAATGAGGATAGGTGCTGTTCTCATCAATCTTGATCGTGATATTTTTGTTCGGATAGCTGCATGAAACACTGTatggagagaagagagagagaaagtgagttCTTATGCTAATCCAATAGTTGCCACCTGCTGTGTTGTTGAGAATTTTTGAAGAATACTTGAGTATGCACTTTGCTCTGATAGTAGAGATTTTGTTTATGAGCAACAGATAgtatctttcttttctctttgatTCAACTGGTCATATTAAGTCATCCTTCTTTTTGAAGTTACAAGGAAATGCAGCTTTTGTACATATTAACTTACCGTCTGTATTCAATATCAACCACGCCACGGGCTAGCAGAGATGCACCTGCATCTGTGGTTTGGGCCATGCGAGAAAAGGCTCGTCTAGTAAGAATGAAATCAGTTTGAGGACCTGAGCCTTGGTCAGTTATAACAACATTCACTCCTTTGTCTGTGCAATAGTATTTATCGGTGCACCTTACCTGAACAGGAACAATTTCATGAGTAGCACTGTCTCAATGTTATAATTTTAGGTTTGGGATATACTATGATTGTTAGACATACCTGGTAGCATGCACCACAGCCGACACCGTTTCGATAGAGTTCAGATGCAGCAGATACATCTCCACCGTTAATCGTTGCTCCAAAGGAACCAAACCCACATGCACCGACTGGATCAAGCGAAAAGTTAGGTAAGAACACATGTTCAATAGCATAACATAACGTAACAGAAGTTGTTCATATATTTGGTTTATAATGTTCTCTTACTTTCTGTTCCTTGGACGTCAGAATCTGGGTAATAAGCTGCTTTGGAACTAATGAAGCAGTCGCTGCAAGTCGTAGCAGAAGATAGAGTTTGCAGGAGAAGCAAAGTTgcgaaaaaaggaaaaatggtTCTCAGAGAGACATCCATTGCAGGGATAAATAGCTGGCCAGGGAATTGATATCAAAGAGGATAAGATGGTAAGAGCTATGCATGAAGTGAAGAAGGTTTCCAGTATTTATAGTGAAATAAGGGGTCCAGCTGCTTTGGTTTGGTAAAACAAAGTCAAGTTTGACATTCTGCTAAAAATACTATGGTGGAGTTCTGCCAGAATTGTTTCTTAGCTACCCTTCCTAGACTGACTCGATTTAGAGATAAGTAGAGATCTTCTCTTTGACCATTCAAATTATATATCGAGTTTCCTTTCTTGAGTTCAAGTCGTTGGTATTAACAACAATAGTCATCAGTTAAACCTTGTTCTGGTGTGAAATGTTATTAagcaaattcaaagtttaatcAAGCCAAATACTACTCTGTCTGGTAATTATAACAGGTGCttctaatttcaaacaaattctgCTGTCATTATCGTCTTTCATGTCAAAAGCATATTATTACATAGATAAAGCATAAACCTTGGCTGATTTGTGCACACTAGCTATTTGACTATGATATGTGAAATTGCCAAACAGAGGGAGATTGGCGGCAAGTAGGTAGAAAATTGAATCCATTAACTTGTAAATACTTTGAATCAGAAACTACACAAGGATTTGGcttgagaaaaaagaaatactAGAGGGACATAGTTAGACACATATGCACCAAACAACCCTATGGGCTAACCACTCAAAGGAGGCTGAGTTGACTAGGGATGAATCCTTACAATTGGGGGACTCAAGTTAACTCTCACACACCCGACCAACCACAATGATGGTTTTTTGCTGGGGACAATGTATTGGaagaagtgttttgttgatgcgGTTGggtaaacaaaatatattggtatAATGGTGTAATTTGCTGCATTTATTTTTGGTATAATAGATGTGGATCCAacattgatttttgtgtaagaAAGTGAGTGTGTTAATGGTGGGACCCACATGGAGAGTAAACATGGGGGTATGGGCTTTGTCATTCTCCCATGTACCCGCCCTCATGTTGGTCCAAACAAAATGGAGCCACCAAATTGGCTCCATTGGGAACCATTTTTTCTCCATGCCCAACTCTCCATGCCTTTTGAGGTAATCACCCAAAGGTGGCCGAGTTGATTGGTGATGAAGCCTTATAGTTGGGGGACTCAAGTTCAACTCTTCATACCCTCTAAGGTAATCATCCAAAGGTGACCGAGTTGATTGGAGATGAATCTATAGGGTTGGGGGACTCAAGTTCTAACTCTCCACAAGCTATGGGATTAGGCATCTAATGATATTTCCCACTAGCTACGAGAGAAAGTAAAGAAGATTTAAGGGAAACATCCATCTCCATATTTTAACAAACAGCACTAATATTGCTAAAAAAGGGTGAGCCAGGAAGCAACTTTAAGCGATTTCTGAATTAAGTACTGGTAATTCCTGCTGCAAGTTCATTTCCATTGTGAAAGCTGATTGGGTATTTTTCATTGACAAGTTGGAGAGGAAGGCATGCACAGAAAGCCATCTTAGACTTGTGTAGAACCACATCAGCCATGACATGGAAACCATTTTAGGGAGGGACCCCGTCTTTCATATCAACTGTTCTATACTCATTAGTGTTGTTAGCCATCACAAGAAGTTATAGTTGATTACTAGAGGAAAAAATGTGTACGTCTTTATTCAGACATGACATAGAGATTGTTTTCGTGATTTGAACCTGTGACATCTAAATTATGGTGATATCTTTTTGATGAGGTAATATATTCGGTAAGCTTGacgaaataaattttttatttttattttgcaagAGGAAGTAGCAAATTTGCACTCGAACTCCTGCACTTTCGAGGAAATTACTAATTTATAAACAACAATTATAGGTATAAATATAGAAAAGTAGTAGGAAAACGTGATTGGGGTAAGAAGAGAAGCCCCTCCTTTAATCATTTTTGAtgcattatttattattttttgggaatAGTGAtatcaaataaagaaaaaggagTGACTAAATGAAAAGAGTAGAAAATGGAGGACAACTAGCTGCATATTTCCCAAGTCTTcaggaaaattgaaaatttgtagccactcattttgtattttttagccataaggaaaaaaattattttgaaaaaaaaaaagcacccaAGATagggatggtaaaaaaaaactGATCCGAGCACTATCTATAGGATACTCGGTCCATTTAAAActcgaaaaccgatcctatagggtttgaaaatgattttggttTTCCTTTTCAAGCCTGTTacggtttagggttaggttcgGTTTTTTATGCCGAGTTTAGGGTACTCaaaccgtttaattaaaaaagtgaattatagtaataacattataaatcatttatataaaggtatattattaggatgttaaattttaacatgatcaagcatattaaataaaataatataatagaatttttttttgataagaaatataatagaattatagattaaacatttaaaatataacaacatgataagtcagattaaatggtaaacggataCTCGATGGTAAATGGTTATGTAACGATTCCGGTTTTAGAAATTTAAACGGTTTTTAAAACGGTTTTGAAATGGTTTTGGTATTGGGTACCTTAAATGGGAACAGTTTTGATATTCACTAATTGAAAGGGTACCCGACCAAATTATTAAGTTGTGGACGTCCGCACTTGAGAatttctgtgtgtgtatatatatagagcagtagaaataataattttacttatttaaatacaaaaaataattttaaaggaaataaattaacaaattcaTTGTCCAAGACCCAATTCAGAGCAAATTTGATATATTTAGTTATAAACAGATACAAAATGAAATTATGTAAAATTTATGGGAGGATAGTATTATTATCAAATAAACTGTAGggacaaaaaaagaaggaaaaaaatgaagcTCTGTCGCTGAAAGCCTCAAACCACTTGGCGTGCTTTGGCTTCCTTCTCTTGGTTCTCTGCACATATTCTTATGCCTTTTCTTCAATTCTTATTAAATCCCACTCGATTCAACCTCTTCTACAATACATTTGGAGGTAATTCTCAAATCTCAGTAGCTACAGAGAAAATTTTTCTTCGAAATTTTTGGGGTAACCATCAAAGGATGACGCTTTCGTCCAGTGAAACCTCTGTTGACAGGTAATTTGTACGATATTTGACAGTGATTTTCTTCGAATTTTTTTGGGGTAACCATCAAATCTCGTTTTGGAGCTTCCTTTGATATACCGTCTTAACGATTCAGGAGATTTGATGCAATGTGATAATGATTCAATCGCATAGAAATCAATGCGTTAGTAGAATCGTGGGGGTTGGATGCTTTGCTTTATCATCAGGCCTTCTATTTTCCTTACTATCTTTCTGTCTATAATGCTTTTATTTGTTGATCGCTGTGTTTTAATGATTTTATCAAGAGAGCCCATTGTAGGAGCATTATGtatcattttctgtttttatgtCATCAAAGCCTTTCTCTGATGGATTCGTTTCCATAGGCCTTGtcaaagtttagggtttagatttatCAAGTGTCATAGATTTGCACCATACTCACCATAGAAGTGCCATTGTTTCATTTATTGCTCTCAGAGTAGTTTTTTGAGTGATagaatgaaataaaatttaatggGAAAGCAAAGTAGTTTTACATCGCTGAGTGATGTGGTAAACCAAATGGCTAGATACTCGATGTTGATATAATTTTGGTGGGAATTTATTGGTCAAGAATGTGGTACCTGAACTAGTTGCAGAGCCGTTTAGATAAAATACTCAtatgctcttcttttttgtttttctggttTAGAAATTGAAATGGAAATTTtatgctcttctttttttgccTCTGTTTTATGGATGCAGTAAAAGTTGCCTTTCAAAACTTGCTCCGTTGCAAGCAGTGTTGTTCGATGTTGATGGAACTCTATGTGATTCAGATCCCCTCCATCACTATGCCTTCAGGCAAATGCTTCAAGAGGTACCCGTTTTTCTACCAATCATTATTTTCTGATTGTTTTCATTTGTATCATATTATGACGAACTTCACATAGTCTGCTACTAGTATTCATGTAACTGGAAgcataatttatgttttttagCTCATACGCTCAACATTGATGGATGTGTATGAATAAGCTGTGACTGGTACTATTTTTTGCATGAGATTGACTGACATGGGATTCCTTACAGATTAAGTTCAATGGCGGGGTCCCAATTACTGAGGAATTCTTCATCGAAAATATTGCTGGAAAGCATAATGTGGAGATTGCCTCGCGTCTCTTTCCTGATGATGTGCAACAAGGTTTGAAATTCATTGAAGATAAGGAAGCCATGTTTCGAAGGtaaactcttcttctcttctttttttgcatGAAGACATGCCTCATAACTTCTTTGATGGGAAATCAGGTTGGTCCCTCAACAATTGACACCTATAAATGGTCTATATAAACTGAAGAAATGGATTGAAGATCGTGGGCTCAAAAGGGCTGCAGTTACTAATGCTCCCAGGCTAAATGCTGAACTCATGATATCAACCCTCGGCCTCTCAGATTTCTTTGAGGCTGTCATCATTGGTGATGATTGTGAGCACGCCAAACCACATCCAGAACCCTACTTGAACGCTCTTGAAGTGCTCAAGGTTTCAAAGGATCACACAGTCATTTTCGAGGTCTGCAGTCTCCCCAGACCCTGATTTTACTTATTGGTTTTGGGTTCTTCCTGGAAATTGAAATGTGCTCCTCCTTTTGTCTGGCTAGGATTCTGTTTCTGGTATAAAAGCTGGAGTAGCAGCTGGGATCCCTGTTGTTGGTTTAACCACCAGAAATCCGGAACATTTGCTGATGGAAGCAGAACCTACCCTTCTCATCAAGGACTATGAAGATCCGAAATTGTGGGCAGCTTTGGAAGAGCTCGATAAGAAGGGAGGTGTAGAGACAGCTGCCAACTAAATGTTATAAGTTTCCGCACTTGGTATGAAGCTGATAGATCTCTTCAGCAACAATTCAGTTGAATAAATCTGTTCAAGAGCGGTCTCTATATTCCCCTCGACGAGTTGTCAGACATTTGATGTCATGTTAGTTTAGTCAATTAATTGACGTTAAATTGGTTTATGGGCAGGCATATAAGCTAATCGGCCCTTGTACTGACCAGATTTATGGTTAACAATATATGATTTGAGGAATAAAATTATATGATTTAGGAAGATTTGAATACGATATTCCTGTGAAGTTATCTGTTGAGTGAATGAATCGGATTAAGAGCAAAATTTGAAATGGTACAGGCAGATTGATGAACTTTGTTGGCGGCACTTCTCCCAGTCCAACTAAAGCATGGTGCCTCTTTCCCATCAATACAGCAGGATGTTCATCCAGTAACTGTGCAAGTTGCTTTCCCTGCAGAAGAAGGAATGACAAAAGTAAATAACCaagcaaaataatgaaaaattgaaaatctcTAAAAATTCTTAATTAAATTAAAGTTAAGCATCCTTCTTGGTTTCTAGGAAGATCACCAATTCACCAAGAATACCAAAATAAACTTTTTTTCATGTGTGTGTGGAATCttctctttttaaattttttttttactccatttgtccaagaaattgTATATTAATGAAAGGTATATCCTTAACACCGAATGGGAAAAacctttttatatatatatttttgataattttactccattttttgatttatttatgttagattttttaaCTAATTTTGTTCTCCAACAAGGGATATGCATGATTGTGAGGTCTTTCGTGAAAGTAGTGTTTATAAATACTACATAATAATTATCATCCTCATCTTTTTTTGGGTGACCGGGAAGGTCACAGCTCAATGGTCACTTTGAGACCCTTGAGACAGTTTTAAACCCAAAATGATCATCTCGTGCGCACAACGAGCCATCAAGTTAGTCCTGAGTTGATGCCCAATCCGCAAGTAAGAGTGTAAGACTGACCCGAGATCTAAAATAGAGCTCTTAACCTCTCATAAGAAGCAAGCCCGTGTCATCGGTCCTCAACCCACGGAACTCAAGAAACTCCAAGGACCAAGGAATTACGTCCCATCCCATTGGTTTGATTACCTGACTTGAACAATATGTTACCTCTAAACCCGACGATATGATCACTAGACTTACAACAAGATGCTTATCAGTTTCTctatcaaattaaaaatcattttttattataagtTTTTAGGcaacaaaatttaatttatccATTTTGAACGAACTAAAAAATATGAGGCGGCTAGAATAGTCATTTGACATAGTTATGATGCCCTAAATCTTAAGATAAAAAATATTgctagaaagaaaaatgaaaaagccAACCTCCCAGTCCCCAAGCGAACAAGAACAAAACTAGAATTCTCGAGTAAAGGTTGAAGTGTTGAACTGAAGATTGAGAGATCAAAGGCTGATTCGAGAGGAAAGTGAGAGCAACGAAGGAGACGAAGACAGACAGCAGAGGCGACATGCAGGGCTGAAGACATCGCTGGAACTTTCTATCACAAGCCACATCGATGCATCCTCGTCTTGCTATCTATACCCAACAAATTCTCAATAATGCCAATCGCATCCCTACCAGCATCACCACTACCAGGTTACTGTACTCCTGTTCCAATCCCTCAAAGTTTAGGACAAATGGGTTGGTATTGTCTCGTTTGCTTTCTTATTTCACACCGTTGCATAGGCGTGAACCCCCGGATCCCAATGACCCCTCTACCCTTATGAAGGAAGATGGAGTGTCAGTTTGTTCCCAAATGTGGATTGAGAATTTTCGAGACCCAGATAGAACTGTCACAAACTTGAGTTCTTATCTTAGGAGATTTGAGCTATGGGTGTTAGCTTATCAGAAAGTGTCTGCTGATGAGATGGGGGCGTATATGCCCCGTAGTTCGATAACTAAATCAGCATTAGAAGACTTGTTAAAGTTGCGCAATGC
Protein-coding regions in this window:
- the LOC120017124 gene encoding expansin-like B1 translates to MDVSLRTIFPFFATLLLLQTLSSATTCSDCFISSKAAYYPDSDVQGTEIGACGFGSFGATINGGDVSAASELYRNGVGCGACYQVRCTDKYYCTDKGVNVVITDQGSGPQTDFILTRRAFSRMAQTTDAGASLLARGVVDIEYRRVSCSYPNKNITIKIDENSTYPHYLAFVIRYQQGKKDITAVQLCETQNFKCKLLDRSYGAVWTTTSPPSGPLTLRMLFSDDDDETWVIPVNNIPQDWKHGETYDTGVQVN
- the LOC120017123 gene encoding haloacid dehalogenase-like hydrolase domain-containing protein Sgpp, encoding MPFLQFLLNPTRFNLFYNTFGGNSQISVATEKIFLRNFWGNHQRMTLSSSETSVDSKSCLSKLAPLQAVLFDVDGTLCDSDPLHHYAFRQMLQEIKFNGGVPITEEFFIENIAGKHNVEIASRLFPDDVQQGLKFIEDKEAMFRRLVPQQLTPINGLYKLKKWIEDRGLKRAAVTNAPRLNAELMISTLGLSDFFEAVIIGDDCEHAKPHPEPYLNALEVLKVSKDHTVIFEDSVSGIKAGVAAGIPVVGLTTRNPEHLLMEAEPTLLIKDYEDPKLWAALEELDKKGGVETAAN